From the Roseofilum reptotaenium CS-1145 genome, the window AGCACAGACGTTAATGACGTTGGCAGCCAGATTGAAGTATGATTTACGGCAAGTCAGGTTCCTTGAAAATGAGTCCACGCCAACCACAATGAAAAACAATATCTTTGATGCTCCACCAGGGTTTACGCCAACAGGACAGAGGGTCGATCCGATGGATAATATTTTTCAGCAAGCTCGCCAGGGTAGCGTTGCCGCTATTATTCAGGTATTGAATGAAAAACTGGCTAACTCAGGGATTCGTACTAGGGCAGTTTTAGACCGGGGGATTCTACAACTGTTATGTGAGGGAGAAACAGAGGGTCAATTGGAACAAACCCCAGTGGTGGAGAAGGTCACCATGATTTTAGAGGAAATTGCCCCTCGCCATATTCGGCGCGTGAATATTAATAGTCGCCTGGTGCGCGAGCAACAACTGTTGTGGTTAGAAGAAATTCAGCAAGACCCAGAGGGTCAACTACTTTGGTCAGAACTCATTGTACTCAGAAAACCTGGATTATTAACACAATGGTCTTATAACCGTCAGGCTCAGTCCTCTCGAAAGCGGAAGACTCCCCTACCCAATTATACTCCCTCCCAGTTAACACGGGAACAGCGCCAATTCCGTCGAGGCATTATCGGTGGCGCTATATTCAGTGGTGTCCTCGTTTTGGCTGGATTAGGAGTTCTGTCTTGGTGGGGAACACCCAAGGATTCTGATTCTGATACCCCACCAGTGGTAGGAACTAACCCCTCAACTCCATCTACTGCTACTCCTCCTACTACTGACCCTTTTCCGGAGGCGGTACGTCTAGCTCAAGCTGCGGCGAATGAGGGACTGACGGCACAAACAGAGCAGGAATGGCTAGCCTTAGCCGAAAAATGGCAGCAAGCGAGTGATTTAATGGGTGAAGTATCGGCTTCTGATGACCGGTATCAGATTGCCCAGGACCGAACTATTCGCTATCAAGAGAATAGCCAAGCCGCTCAACGAGAAGCAGATAAATTGCGTTAATGGGTAATGGGTACTGGGCGCTCTTACCATTATCTCTATGATAGTGTGCTGAACAATTGGTTCTAAGCCCCTAGTTTCCCAGCAAATTTGTAGGGTAGGGAATATCCACCCTCCTGGACTGACAAACTTAATTTGGGGGGTAAGCGATATTCTACAAATCACAACTGATTTAGATTATGGCGATCGCGTTGCCCTCTATTTTAAGCTTGTCGGTCCACTACTGAACGAATTGCTAAGTCAGCTCAAATCCTTACTCAAATTCGGATTTTTGGCTTTGTTCAGGAGTCAAAGAGTTAAAGGGACCAGAATTAAATTGATCGCTTTGAGCCACTCGCCAATACGCTAGGGGAAATGTCGCGAGGAATAGACCTAAAACCCCCACACAAATGAAGACATATTTATGTAGCTTTTGGCGTTGCTCAACTCTGGATGGTACAGGTTTGTTCTCTAATGATTCTAACATGAGTATTGACCTCAAAATAATGGACAGACCGTTTACTTAGGCATCAAGGGCAAGTAAGGGAACAGGGGATGCCAGTTCATAACGGTGGCAGCTACTAAAAAAGTAAAGAGATAAAAGAAAATGGTGGAAAATTTAATTTCTCGGTGTTTCCAGAATTGGTGGAGCATCAACCAACTGACGATCCAACCGATTAGCATGACGGTTTCTTTACCGGAATAACTACCAATTTCGCCATAAATTGGATCGGGATTTTTACTACCAGGAATCCAATACCCTAATTTCCAAACGATAGTATTCCACTCTGGGAATAGGCTACATAAATGTTGGTTGACCATGAGGAGAAAACAACTGAATGCAGCACTGACGAGAGCGGCAGCGGCTGGCCCGGATACGGTAGGAGCTAACTTAGCTCCTGTGGCTAAACCTCCAGGAAATCGCTTGATTTGGTTCCAATATTTGACATAGATGGGTGAGGTATGCATAATCTATTTTTCCTTTGGATACACAATAAAAGAATCGTAAGTGAGTGCCTAGAGAGAATGCATTCTGGCAACATTCAATCCACTGACTAATCCGCCAATTCCAAAAAACATCATTGCCATTAGTGCTAAACAGGTTCCGGTGAGGACTGGACGATTTTGTTTGTCTAAAATTGAGTCACCATATTTCCATAACACCCAGGTACAAGCGACTCCTAATGGCAGGGTGAAGAGTACGGTAAATTCGTGATACTCCATAAAGAGGTAATGAACTAAAGGAGTGTTTTCCCGTAACCAAGCTCTGGCACCATTTTCAGGGGCACGATAGCGCATATATACCCAGTTTCCAGAGGCGATCGCCAGAAAGGATAACACAGTTGACCAAAAGGTTAAGGTTCGCATTTGGGGTAGAATTTTAGAAACTCCCCGCATTAAGGGAAAGGCTAAATGTCCAGCATAGGAAATAACGACAGTGGCAAATAGAGCGGCAAATCCATGAATGGCTCCCATATAACGCTGCCAGGGACTGGGACTTAAGAGATTGACTAATGGTAGAAAAAGAAATAATCCTGCGGATAAAAAACTCAATCCATACACACAAGTTGTGGCAATATCCATGGATCGAGGAAAGGATGACTGACTCGATTCTGAAGGCTGTAATACCATATAAGCGTTTCCTCCCATACAATTTCAGCTTTATTCTCAGACTAACGATGAAAAGTAAAGAAGTAGGGAAGAAACCTAGCTTATATTTATCGACAATTTATAGTTATTTTAACTTAGTTTATCCTACTGATTCGTTTTATTCTGGACACCTTGATTCATTTAAATATATAGCGCTTCGCGCTAGGCAATAGGCTCTCTAGCAATAGCTTGTATGGCTTAGGTTCTAAGGCTTCAAGCTATACGTCATAGAAGAGGGAAACGCTATAGACTTTACTTTTTCTTTAGAAATAGGTTCTAATTGCCTATTGTTCTACGTTCTTCCATATCCCCATACCCTACCCTAATCGCCAAGCGATTAGTTTCTCCGATTTGCCTTTAGCGGTAATGGGTTCACAAGGTTTAACTGGTAAGTCTTGGGTGATGGAGCGATAGACGGCATCAGAAAGGGTGATTTCTCCGGCTGGGGTGGCGCTTTCTAAGCGTTTTGCTGTGTTAACTACATCTCCAATTACAGTATAGGTGCGTACATCTTGACTGCCAAATAAACCTTCAGTCACTTGTCCACAATGAACGGCACAGCCTGCACCAATATGATGGGCATTAAGGACATTTAAGGCAGCTTTTTGCATGGCTTTTGCTGCGGCAATGCCTTGTTCTGGAGTGGCATAAATAGCCATGACTTCATCGGCTGTAAAGGTAATTCTCAGGGGTTGATAGGCAGAGGCAGCCGGTTCAACCTGAGTATAATATTGATTGAGAACTGAGGCGACTAAATCCGGTGAGGTGGTTTCGCACCAATGGGTAAAGCCGCGAATATCCATAAAGACAATGGTGCGATCGCACTTTTGAAAGGCTAAAGCTTCTGGGTTACTCAGGGCAGTTTCCACCACATGAGTGCCCATGCCCCATTCTGCCATATTCCCTAATAGTTTAGCCGTCTCTTGTAGTTCTTCTCGTTGTTTGGTAATTTGCAAAGATTGCAAACCTAAGAGCGTTCCCACTAAGAGCATACTGACGACTAAGAAAATATGGGAGCTTTCTTCCCAAAACTTAGAGGTTAACTCGAAATAGAGCGGTAGTTCATAGGACTGCACTTCTACGGCAACATAGAAAGCAACAATCATGCCACTGCGGACGAAACTTTCTAAGGGAATAATCCAGTTTTTTCTGTTTTTATTCCCCTTAAATCTGTAGTGTTGCAAGGTCGCAATCATTAAAGAAAACAACCAAAAAATGATATGAATATAATCTTGAAAAAACTCTAAGCCATCGGTAAGTAAATCAATTGTTGTGTAAATAGAAACACCTAGTATATTGCCCCAAAATCGATGGGAACTGGGTCGAGACAAGTACCAGGTTTGCACTAACATGGCTGCAATTAAGATATATTCGGTCGGGTCTTGGATAAATTCCAACCAGCCATCCAAAATGATATCCGTTAATATTTTAACAATTAGAAAATGGCCGCTATTTCCTAAGAGTTCACTGATGAATCGAGTCCATTGGCTATCATTCAACTTTTGCTTTAAGATACTCTGAGATGGAGGATGAATTGATGGTCTCGCTCTGACTCTCCTCTCTCGATTCATGGAAATGCCCTCTATAAGTTACCCATGTTTGGTATTTATGTGCTGATCTTAGCTTATACTATTTCTGTATGATGATGCCTTAAACAAGGGTCTAAGAGTAACTGGCCTCCCGAAAGTCGATTAGGGGCAACCTGAACAAGAAATAGTATTAACAAGAAGGGACGATAGGGGAGAACGGAATAAGTTTTAACCAGGAAATAAAATGAGTCCATTTGAGCTATGCTTGGGGGCAAGGTTGGTGGAAAATTTGGGTCAAGTGTAGGGATGAAACGTAAAAAACTCGGAAAGAGTCATATCCAGTCCAGTTAATTGGCTATGATGCAATGCTTTACGTTCGGGAATAGGTAACAGGCAACAAGTAATGTTCTACCAGAACAATGTAGGAGTGAAAATGCACTGTACATAGTTAAACGGATTACTCGGACTTGATATCAGAAATGAGTGGGCAGAAGAACTTGAAAAGAAGTGCCTACACCTAATTGGCTGGTGACTAAGATTTTTGCCTGATGCTGCTGGGCAATGCTTTTGGCGATCGCCAAGCCTAAGCCGGAACCTCCAGTGCGATGGGTGCGAGCTTTGTCTGCTCTCCACAGGCGATCGAAGATTAATGGCAGGTGTTCGGGGGCAATACCCATACCAGTATCTTGGATGGAAACAGCGATCGCGTTCTCTTGTTGCTTGAGGGAAACGGTGACGGTGCCGCCTGCGGGAGTATAGTTTAAGGCGTTTTCGAGCAGATTGGCAAATAAGCGCTGTAATAAAAAGGCATCTCCTTGCACGGTGGCAGAGGTGATTAATTGCGATCGCAGGGTAATGTCTTTCGCTTCTGCTTGGGGTAACCATAACTCTACCAAGTCTTCTAATAGCTCTTCGAGGGGAAGCACTACCCATTCACTCGGATGAGTGCTTCGATCACTGCGGGCTAACATGAGTAGATCTTCGACTAACCGTGTCATTTGCTTGAGAGCGCTGGCGATCGCATCCATTTTTTTGACATCGGTGGGATGGACACGCTCTGGATGGGAGAGCATAACATCAACGGAGGTTTTGATGGCAGTCAGAGGCGATCGTAACTCATGGGAAGCATCGGCGGTAAACTGTTTCAGTTGGTTAAAGCTGGCTTCAATAGGTTTGAGGGCGCGATCCGTTAACCAGATGCCTCCGACTGTGGTTAAACTGGCGGCGATCGCTCCCCCTAACATCATCCCCCAACGCAACTTTACCAGCACTTCCTCTACCGCTTCTGTAGATTGACTGACGCGCACATAGCCTTCAATTTTGCGATCGTCCTGATTTTGCTGATGGGCAACCCACGTCAGAGTACGAATTTCCCCCGCAACCGTATGTCCAGAAGCTTCATTAGAAGTACGGAGCATCAGGGGAAAAGGAGGAATAATACGGCCTTGTTTGGCTAACAGTTGCCCGGTTTGATCAAACCATTCAATCCCTTGATCCGGTTGGCGGAAATTTTGCCCAGGAATATCTAAATCTCCATCATTATCTAAGAGAGGGGCACTAGCATCACTCTTCCCATATCGTTCTTTAACAGCATTTAAACCATGCATTCCAGCATCAGCTAACGTCAACAACTGTCGATCTAATTGGGTGTATAAACTGGTCGCAAAAAACTGATAAACGGCTAGGGTTGAACTCCCCAAAATTGCCATCATCACCCCTAAATAGGACAGCAATAACCGCCAGCGCAAACGGTTAAACGGGCGTTTAGAGGTTTTGATTGAGCCGGTATCCCAAACCATACACTGTTTCAATATAATTAGCGGGCGCTCCAGCAGATTTGAGTTTTTGGCGCAGGGAACGTAAATGCACTTTGACCGTTTCTTCCCCCGGTTGTTCTTCAAAACACCACACTTGATCTAAGATGGCACTCCGACTTAAACAACGCCCATGACTGCGAAGAAATAATTCTAATAAGCTATACTCTTTAGGTGTAAGTTGGAGCTGTTTCCCTGCATAATCCACTTTACAAGTATTCGGGTCAAGTTGCAGTTCTCCCCATTCCAAGATCGGGGGTAAAATATCGCTATTGCGGCGCAGCAGTGCCCTTACCCGTGCCATCAATTCTGGTAAATCAAAGGGTTTAACCACATAATCATCGGCTCCGGCATCTAATCCCATCACTTTATCGGTGCTAGTATCTCTAGCCGTCAGCATTAGCACGGGAATGGTATAGCCATGTTGTCGCAGTCGGCGGCAAAATTGAATGCCATCGAGTTTGGGGAGCATCACGTCTAAAAGAATGAGATGATAGGGGGCTGATTCTACAAAAGTCCACCCTAATTCCCCATCTTCGGCAGTATCAACCGTATAATGGCGATCGCTTAATGCTTCTGCTAAGGCTTCGGCAATACGAACATCGTCTTCTACCAATAAAATTTTCATCTTAAATTCATTCTGACTAGAGTCTGTTGCGATCGCCCATGATTTGATAGGCTAAATAAACAATCAACCCTTGCAAACCTCAATCATATCAATTTAGGATCGTCAATGCTCAGTGTTTTGATCTGGGGCCCGGTTTTAGGTGCAGCAGCGATCGCCTTCTGGCCCGCTGAAATCAAACCTGAAACCCTACGCAAACTGGCCATTGCCCTCGGCCTTTTCCTCTTGGGTTGGACAGTGGCGATCGCTCTCCAATTTAATCCCCATCTGTCCCAACTGCAATTGACAGAATTCGTACCCTGGTTAGAAGCCCTGGGCCTAACCTACCATCTGGGCATTGATGGCCTATCCTTTCCCCTAATCTTACTGCACAGCTTATTAACATTCGTCTCCATTGCAAGCAGCGATCGCCAGATCCAACGGCCTAGGCTCTATTATGCCCTGCTGTTGCTGCTCAACTCCTGCGTTTCTGGAGCCTTCTGTTCCCAAGATTATCTCCTGTTCTTCCTCTTCTATGAACTCGAACTGATTCCCCTCTATCTCCTGATCGCCATCTGGGGTGGAAAGCGTCGGGGATATGCCGCAACTAAATTTTTAATGTATACCGCCGTTTCCGGTATTGCCCTCTTGGCTTCATTCCTGGGCATCACCTGGTTAAGCGGAGCCAGTACATTTAGCTATGACCCGGCGATCGCTCAAACCCTACCTTTGGGAACCCAACTGATCCTCCTTGGGGGTCTCCTGCTCGCTTTTGGCATTAAAATTCCCCTTGTTCCCTTCCACACCTGGCTTCCCGATGCTCACGTCGAAGCCTCTGCTCCCATCTCCGTTCTCCTCGCTGGCGTATTGCTGAAACTGGGAACCTACGGACTGCTCAAGTTTGGCCTCCTCCTGCTTCCTGATGCTTGGAGTTTCCTTGCCCCTGGCCTAGCAGTTTGGGCTGCTGTTAGCGCCATTTATGGAGCCTTGAGTGCGATCGCCCAGACCGATATGAAAAAAATGGTCGCTTTCAGCTCCGTCGCCCATATGGGCTATATATTGCTCGCTGGTGCAACGGCAACTTCCCTCAGCTTCCTGGCGGCGATCGTGCAAATGGTCAGCCATGGGTTGATTTCTGCTGTTCTCTTTCTGGTTGTGGGAGTTGTCTACAAAAAAACCGGAACCCGCGATCTCAATATCTTAAAAGGCCTCCTGAACCCAGAGCGCGGCCTACCTCTCATTGGCAGCTTAATGATTATGGGAGTGATGGCCAGCGCCGGAATTCCCGGTATGATTGGGTTTGTCTCCGAATTTCTGGTCTTTTGGAGCAGTTTCCCCACCTTCCCCATACCCACCCTCATCTGTATGGTGGGAACCGGCTTAACTGCTGTTTATTACCTGCTCTTAGTGAATCGTACTTTCTTTGGCCGCCTTTCCGAAGTCGTGCAAAACCTGCCCCCAGTGCAGTGGTCAGATCGCATTCCGGCGATCGCCCTAACCCTCTTGATCGTCTTCTTCGGTCTCTTTCCCAGTACCCTCGTCCAGTGGAGCGAAGCCACCAGTACGGCCATGTTTCCGAGTAACACCATTTTGAGTGGGGAAGACACAGGGACACGGAGACACGGGGACACGGAGCATTCTGCATTATTCCCCTATTACCCATTACCTATTACCTATTTTACCCCATGATCGCCCTTTCCCCCTCTAAACATCCCCTTGCCTCCTACATTGAACGTCTAGAAGCCGGTGGTGAATTGCTACCCCACTCTCAAGAAAATCTCCTGGAAGTAGTAGGTATTCTCAAAAGCTATGGAGTCGTTCTGGATGCCTATTCCAAAAACCTGATTTATATGGCTCAGGAACAGTTTTTAGTCCTCTTCCCCTTCTTTAAGTACTTCAATGGGGAAATAACTCTGCAAAAACTGCTCAAACATTGGTGGCACGATCGCATTAACTATGAATATGCCGAGTATGTCATGCGCGTGATGCTCTGGCATGGTGGTGGAGAAATGGATATCTACTTGGATAGCGCGGCTTTTGGTGAGTATGCAGAGCGGGCGATCGCCGCTAAAATTAAATACAACCCAGGGGTGCAACTACTCCATAAACTCTTTCCCGACTTTCTCCCCGAACAAGTGCGGCAAATGGTCTATACCAGCGCCCTAGGTCAGTTTTGGCGCGTCATGAGTGATATGTTTATCGACCTCTCAGACCGCTACGATCGGCGAGAGATCCAGTCTATTCCCCAAGTCGTCGAGCATGTTCTCGCGGGTTTAGTTGCTGCCGCCAATACCCCCATCACCTACACAGTAACCATTAGCGGCAAACCCTACGACCTCATCCCCCCTTCCCAAAACTTCAAATTCTTAATGGAAACCGCCGTTCCCTACGTCGATACCATCTTCTTTCGCGGCACGCCCTTCCTCGGAACCGTTTCTTACAACGCCCAAGCTCGGCAAATTCCGGGAAAACAAGCCGAATTTAACTATGGAGCGCTCTACGCTGACCCCCTCCCCACTGGAGGTGCAGGTATTCCTCCCACTTTGCTCATGCAGGATATGCGTCACTTCATCCCCGATTATTTGCACGAATTTTATCAACGCAGTCGTCGCGGCGAAGATGATCTCTTAGTGAAAATCTGTGTCAGTTTCCAGAAGTCCATGTACTGCGTCACCACTGCAGCCATTAAAGGACTAACTCCCCATCCCCTCGACACCAACGATCCAGAGCAAAAACAGGCCAACCGAGCCTATTTTGAATCGTGGATGGATCGCTTCATGACTTCTCGCCTGCTAGAGGTCAATCAAGGCTAGGAAATCAGCGTAGTGCCCTGACGCTGTGTTCACAGCACTACGAGATTGGAGATCGCTATTCAGGTCAGTTGCTACGAGCTATTAAAGGGAGTTTTCTTGAACTTCTGATGGCTCTAATGCGATTTTCTCCACCTCAGAGTAATATACTGAATCAGCTCACTTTATATGGAGAAGCAGCATTTTGAGCCTACAGTGAAGTTGCTTTAAACAACATTAAGGAGGAAGGAACAGTATTGCACGATTACAGTGCAAGAGTGCTTTTAGAAGAGAAGGAGATTGCCTCGCCTTAGCTCAACCTTCATTCCAACCTTCAACAATTGCCATCGTTATATTCACATAGGGATTATCTAAAAATTCATTGAGGGCAGCTTTACCACCAGACTTCAAAGCGTTAACCGCACGTTTTTTAAGGGTCGGATCTACACCAGCATTGACCCAAGCTGTTTTCTGCTCCAGGGTCGCTTCCGGGTTATTTTCTTCTAGCTGTTTGAGAAGACGCTGAATTTCATGAGCCGCCTCTGCTAATGTTTGCTTTTGTTCTGGAAGATTAACGTGTATAATTCCTTTATTGTCACCGCCAAACACACTACCTATCTGAGCGCCACTAAAGGTTTGTTGAACTTTTGGTATATCCGACATTTTTTCCAATCTCCTGTTGAAAGTAATTCAATTCTTCTGTGATGGATCACCTGTAACTATAGTACCAGAAACATTTCCAGCAACAACCCCTACAGCTCCTTGGAAGTTTTGGCTGATGTTAACAACAAAGTTCTCTAAAGCATCCACAGGTAAACCTTCCGCTTCAAAAGATGCTTTTATTGTATCGGCCACTAAATTTAATGTACTGATCATAAACATTTCAGCATCATCAGTATTGAAAATATCTAAGTCAAGACCTCTCATGAATGTTTGTTGTAACGATTCTTTAAGATTATAGCCCCTAATAACTAACCATGATAGTTGTGGGCATATCATGGATAAAATAGAAGCTATAATTAATACTACAACTGCAAGAATGATCTGAGCAAGTGCTAATCCTATTACAGGAATTACACTTACAAATGCCAGACTTAGCATAGCTGCAAATGTTATAGGAGCTATAGTTACAAGAGAAAACCAAGCTTTTCTAATTAACCGATGAAAGTCCAAAGTTCCAAGGACAAAGCTACTAAGACCGACATAAAGATTATCACCATATGGGAGAAACCGTATAAATATTGTCGCTTTGGCATTCCAACGCATCAGACTTCGCCTAAGAATTAAATAGGGACGTTCAGATGCATCAACTGTAAATTGGTAAGTGACACTATCTAATGAAACGTTCTCTAAGCTACCGCTCTTTATTTTTTCAAAAATAATTGTGTATAGCTCGTGACAAAACTTCTGTAAATTTATCTTATTGCGATCAATTGCATAGGTGTTATAAAAGCTTAGCCTGGGCAATTGAATGCCTGAACAGGCTGCCGGATCTAAGCTTGCCCAATTAATCATGATGTAATTTTTTTTATTTGATTGTTCTTTACTAAGACTATCTCTAATATACAAAACCTCATTAGCATATTCCGTCATTTGGTAATAAAAAAATCCCAAGGCAATGTTTTTAGAAAT encodes:
- a CDS encoding adenylate/guanylate cyclase domain-containing protein, yielding MNRERRVRARPSIHPPSQSILKQKLNDSQWTRFISELLGNSGHFLIVKILTDIILDGWLEFIQDPTEYILIAAMLVQTWYLSRPSSHRFWGNILGVSIYTTIDLLTDGLEFFQDYIHIIFWLFSLMIATLQHYRFKGNKNRKNWIIPLESFVRSGMIVAFYVAVEVQSYELPLYFELTSKFWEESSHIFLVVSMLLVGTLLGLQSLQITKQREELQETAKLLGNMAEWGMGTHVVETALSNPEALAFQKCDRTIVFMDIRGFTHWCETTSPDLVASVLNQYYTQVEPAASAYQPLRITFTADEVMAIYATPEQGIAAAKAMQKAALNVLNAHHIGAGCAVHCGQVTEGLFGSQDVRTYTVIGDVVNTAKRLESATPAGEITLSDAVYRSITQDLPVKPCEPITAKGKSEKLIAWRLG
- a CDS encoding sensor histidine kinase, which gives rise to MVWDTGSIKTSKRPFNRLRWRLLLSYLGVMMAILGSSTLAVYQFFATSLYTQLDRQLLTLADAGMHGLNAVKERYGKSDASAPLLDNDGDLDIPGQNFRQPDQGIEWFDQTGQLLAKQGRIIPPFPLMLRTSNEASGHTVAGEIRTLTWVAHQQNQDDRKIEGYVRVSQSTEAVEEVLVKLRWGMMLGGAIAASLTTVGGIWLTDRALKPIEASFNQLKQFTADASHELRSPLTAIKTSVDVMLSHPERVHPTDVKKMDAIASALKQMTRLVEDLLMLARSDRSTHPSEWVVLPLEELLEDLVELWLPQAEAKDITLRSQLITSATVQGDAFLLQRLFANLLENALNYTPAGGTVTVSLKQQENAIAVSIQDTGMGIAPEHLPLIFDRLWRADKARTHRTGGSGLGLAIAKSIAQQHQAKILVTSQLGVGTSFQVLLPTHF
- a CDS encoding response regulator transcription factor, which produces MKILLVEDDVRIAEALAEALSDRHYTVDTAEDGELGWTFVESAPYHLILLDVMLPKLDGIQFCRRLRQHGYTIPVLMLTARDTSTDKVMGLDAGADDYVVKPFDLPELMARVRALLRRNSDILPPILEWGELQLDPNTCKVDYAGKQLQLTPKEYSLLELFLRSHGRCLSRSAILDQVWCFEEQPGEETVKVHLRSLRQKLKSAGAPANYIETVYGLGYRLNQNL
- a CDS encoding NADH-quinone oxidoreductase subunit M, with the protein product MLSVLIWGPVLGAAAIAFWPAEIKPETLRKLAIALGLFLLGWTVAIALQFNPHLSQLQLTEFVPWLEALGLTYHLGIDGLSFPLILLHSLLTFVSIASSDRQIQRPRLYYALLLLLNSCVSGAFCSQDYLLFFLFYELELIPLYLLIAIWGGKRRGYAATKFLMYTAVSGIALLASFLGITWLSGASTFSYDPAIAQTLPLGTQLILLGGLLLAFGIKIPLVPFHTWLPDAHVEASAPISVLLAGVLLKLGTYGLLKFGLLLLPDAWSFLAPGLAVWAAVSAIYGALSAIAQTDMKKMVAFSSVAHMGYILLAGATATSLSFLAAIVQMVSHGLISAVLFLVVGVVYKKTGTRDLNILKGLLNPERGLPLIGSLMIMGVMASAGIPGMIGFVSEFLVFWSSFPTFPIPTLICMVGTGLTAVYYLLLVNRTFFGRLSEVVQNLPPVQWSDRIPAIALTLLIVFFGLFPSTLVQWSEATSTAMFPSNTILSGEDTGTRRHGDTEHSALFPYYPLPITYFTP
- a CDS encoding CO2 hydration protein, which encodes MIALSPSKHPLASYIERLEAGGELLPHSQENLLEVVGILKSYGVVLDAYSKNLIYMAQEQFLVLFPFFKYFNGEITLQKLLKHWWHDRINYEYAEYVMRVMLWHGGGEMDIYLDSAAFGEYAERAIAAKIKYNPGVQLLHKLFPDFLPEQVRQMVYTSALGQFWRVMSDMFIDLSDRYDRREIQSIPQVVEHVLAGLVAAANTPITYTVTISGKPYDLIPPSQNFKFLMETAVPYVDTIFFRGTPFLGTVSYNAQARQIPGKQAEFNYGALYADPLPTGGAGIPPTLLMQDMRHFIPDYLHEFYQRSRRGEDDLLVKICVSFQKSMYCVTTAAIKGLTPHPLDTNDPEQKQANRAYFESWMDRFMTSRLLEVNQG